The DNA segment CCTCATTCCGATCGATGTCGAATGGGGGAAGCCGATAGGGACCGACCCATCCGATGAAGGCGATGTAGTCGCCATACTCGCGGGCCCCGACACGGACCATTCCGGGCGAGGCCATCGCCATCGTGTCAAGCGCGAACCGCATCGAATCGTGGAGCGGCGGAGCCACGACGATCGCCTTCCCCGCGCTCGGCGTGAGGCGCCACCGGAAATAACCCTTGGGGACGACCACGCCTTGCATCGGTGTCCTGCCCAGCTTTCGCCACTCACTCTCCGGGGCGAGATAGTCCTGAATTGCGATATCGACACCGGAGGGCGTCGAACTGACGGCAATAGTTCGGCTCTGCTGCGCCGCCAGTTCCAGAAGTGTCGAATCCCGTGGCAGATACGAGAGTGCGCGTTGCAGCACGGAAGCCGCCGACAACGCCAGGTCGTTCTCCACCAGGCGAGTGACCATCGCCGGTGCCTCCTGGCGTGCCCACCGCCGATGCGCCGCCCGCCGCAGGACGCCGCCGGTCACCGCGGCCAGCGCGATCACCACTGCTGCACCGGCGAAGACAGCGCGCCGCGGGGTGGTGCGCGCGACCGCTTCGTCGCGGTGAGGAAGAGGGCTCCCTGAGATTTTCGCGAGAGACGCCTGCAATGCGTCACGCATCGCCAGCGCATTCGGAAATCGCAACGCGAGGTCCCGCGTCATCGCGCGTGCGATCAACGACTCGACATCCGCGGTCAGTTCTGGCCGTAACAGGCTGAGCGATGGGGGGGTCGATTGGCTCACGGCGCGCAATAGCGCCCAGTCAGTGGCGCCCTCGAACGGCACCCGGCCAGCGATCAGCTCATAGAGGACCACGCCGAGGCTCCAGAGGTCGGTGCGGCCGTCGACGACCTCACCGAATGCCTGCTCGGGAGACATATAGCTGGGCGTGCCGGCCGGGGCCCCGACTTCGGTGCGGGAGAGGGTGGCGCTTGCGCTGTCGGCCGGCGAAAGCAACTTCGCGAGGCCGAAGTCGAGCACCTTCACCTGCCCGCGTGGCGTAACCATCACATTCGCCGGCTTGAGGTCGCGATGCACCACGCCGTGCTCGTGCGCTTCGACCAGTGCATCCGCGATCTGGAGACCGTAGCCGAGGACTTCGCTTACTGGGAGGGTACCGCGTCGCAGCATGCTCGAGAGTGGCTCTCCTGGAACACACTCCATCACCAGAAAGGCAGTATCCCCTTCTTCACCAGCATCGAAGACCGCGGCAATGTTCGGATGACTGAGCTTGGCAAGCGCCAGCGCCTCTTTCCGGAAACGGCGGCGGGCCGATACGTCGAGCAGGATGCTCGGCGGTAACACCTTGAGGGCGACATCGCGCTGAAGCCGCTCGTCGTGGGCGCGGTAGACCACACCCATCCCGCCGGCCCCGAGCATCGAGACGATCTGGTACCTTCCGAGGCGGGAACCGGGGACCAAGGTCATGGCAGAAGCATTCGCCGGTACCGGCTACCCCGCAAGGGGCGGGATCACTGCCCGGTTCGCAATCGGTACAGCCCCAGGTGGTACGACTCATCCTCATCCTGCCACGTCCCGAGAACTGCGTCATCGCTGATGTATTTCGGTTCGACTCCCACCGGAATCGTGAGATCGCATCGCCAGACGCCATTGCGATCAAAGACGCTCCAGAGCGAGGGCTTCTTCCGGAGATATGGTCCGACATAGGCGCGAACCCAGAGTTCGCCGTTGCCGCGGGTGAGGATCAGGTCATATGGTGGCTGGACCTTCGGGAACCGCATCTCACGTAGCTCGCGGTAGAATTCTGTCCTGCCGGCTGGCTCCAGCGGAAAGGCTTCATCGCGCTCGCGAACGTACGTGCGATAATCATCCCCGCTCACAGGGACCGGTTGATGCTTCCACCTGAGCTGACGAACAACGCGACCATCCCGGGCGTAAAAGCTGATCTCATATCTGTCGCCCACTCCCACGGCGAGCAGGGTATCCCAGATGCTCTGGCGGGTTACGCGACCGTAGGGGGTACGGGCTGTGCGCACGACCTCGCCTGGATCGACAAACACGACACCATCCGGACCGGGGAAGGCCCCAACGGTCGATCGCAGCGTGCCATCCGCTCGCAGGGTCACCATGGGCATGGTGTCACGATGCGGCCCGGGTCGTGGTTGCCAGCCGGCCGGAAAGAAGGTCGTGGCGAGCAGAACGCCGTCGCGGAACGTGCCGTTGACGGCGAAAGGCGCACCTGGTCCAGCCTCGGGGAGTAGCGCCGTGCGCCGCACGGTACCGCCGGCATCCAGCACAGTGAGCCGATGCAGCGCGGGATCTGACACGATGATCGAGTCGCCCGGGAGTGTGCCGACGAAGTTGATCGCGCGAAATTCGCCCGGCCCGGTTCCCTCCCCGCCCACGACCCGAATCAGCCGACCTTCTCCGCCATAGAAGTAGATCTGCCTGCTGCTGAGATCTGCCGCAACGATCCAACCGATCTGCGACCGCGTGGCGAGGAGAGCTCCAGCAAATCCCTGACGACCACCTTCCTTACCGTCGAGATTCAGGAACGGCACCGAGTCAACGCGATAGGCCAGACTATCGGCGAGTTCGGGTGCATTGCTGGTAATGATCGCGACGCCGACGCTGTCGATGATGAAATGCCTGGACGGATTTGTCGCGGTCTCTGACGAGCAAGCCGCGGCGAGGCCAAGCACGAGGATGACCGGGAGTCCACCTACCGCGTAGCGACGCGCAAGGCGATCAGGGTTCACGGCACGGCCCGTCGCCGCTTTTCTTGGACGCGCAGCGGAACATCTTCAACAACGCGACATCGCGCTTGTAGCCGTCGGAAGAGCGGTCCGGATCGCCAGCAAAGTCATACCGCCAGTACAACTGTGGCGATCTGACCTCCACTATCTCGTTAAAGCCGTCAAATCGAACGCAGATGAAGTGCTCCTCCGGCTCGACCCGCGTCCCCTTCGGCGGCTTGCAGGGGGTTCCACCGACTCGCTTGAGCGGGACCTCCGCGAGGTGTGCTTTGTCCAATCGCTGAAGCAGCGCCCGCCAATCCTGCTCCTGCGCAAAGCGACCAATGCAGAGGCCGCCAGCCTTGTTCGACCAGCGTTCACCGCAGAGGGTGGTCGCAAACGGCCAGGTGATGGTCTCCCCGATCCATACCAGCAACAGTTGGGCGCTCACCGTGTCGCCGTGCTGCCGCAGCACCAGAACACGGTCGGGCATCATATTACCGCTCGTGTTCCAGTAGCGGATCTCGCGCTCGCCGGCGCCAAGTTTCACATCGCGAAGCTCAGGGATCCTTGCGGCGATGAGGGCGCACTGGAGGTAGTAGCCGGGGGTCGAGCAATCGGGTCCCGACGCTTCCTGTGCTTGGATGGAAGACACACAGGCAAGCATCATCACAGCGAACAGGAACGAACCTGCGAGGGTGCACTGCTTCATTCAGGGGGCGCCTCGCGATCCCACGTCCCGAAGCTTTCTCGCCAACCTCCCCCACGGTACTCGGTGCCGACCAGCTTGGCGCGTCCGGGGATATCGAGGTTTACCGTAACGATGGAATCCGTCACGCCAGAATAGCGCCCATCTGCGTTGAACACCTTCCATGCGGCGATCATCAGGATCACCTGTCTTACTCTGGCAGTATCGCTTCGCGCATACACGGGTTCAGAATCACGCCGAGCGGCCAAGCGCCGGAGCGCAGCCGTAACGAATCCGCAGATCTCGGCCTCGCTCACTGGGTTTTCCGAATCCTGAAAGACCCGGATCGGGGGAAGATCCCCACGCGGGCACCCACCCAACCGCGCCAGCGAATCGGCGAGGCCGAGCATCCCGGCAACCGGAGTCTGCGGTCCCTCGACATCAGCAACCGGGCGCCCGCAGCCGAGCAGGACAAATGTCATCGCGCAGGCGAGCAGGGCACGCCTCACCAGAAATTCTCATCCTTCCGTGCCCTTAACGCCTTCACCTGGAACTCGGCCAGCTTCCGCACCAGCTTCTCCGGCACCGGCTCATCATACGGCAGCTTCAGGAAGTTGTCGGTGGTCTGATACTTCTCCAGCTCCTTCGCGAACGCCTTCAGCGCCTTGGCCGATGGCGCCAGCGAGACGTGCGCCTTGTGCGCCGAAAAGGCGAAGAGGAAGCGCGGCTCGATGAAGAAGGGGTTGCCCCATTTGATCGCCTCCTCGGCGTCGGGGGCCACACTCTTGAGGATCTTGTAGATCTGCTTCAGGTGCGGCCGCCGCACCGTCGGCGCCGCGGCGATGTATTCCGCGATGGTCTTCGCGCGCTTGGTTGCCACGACCAACCCCTCCTCAGGAAGTACACCCCGCTTGGCAGATGAGTGTAGCGCCTTTCGGGCACTGCCGCACTCGTCCCTCGAGAATTCACCCGCACCAATGAGTCGCCAGGCTCATCCTCTGGGCGAATCACCCCCTCCGTCACGCTGCCACCCCCGCGCGTCACGCCGCCACCCTCGTCCGTCACGCGAACCGGCTCCTTCGTTCTGAACACAGGGCGTCCGTCACGCCGACCGACCGCTTCGTCACGGTGACCACCCCGTCCGTCACGCTGACCGACCGTTCCGTCACGGCGGCCACCCCGCGCGCTAACACGACCGGGCTCTCCGTTTTACAAACCAGCCCCTCCGTCACGCCGACCGACCGCTCCGTCACGTCGACCACCCCGCGCGCTAACATGACCTGGCTCTCCGTTTTACAAACCGGCCCCTCCGTCACGCCGACCGACCGTTCCGTCACGGCGACCACCCCGCGCGCTAAGAATTCCACCCCGCGCGTCACGCCGACTACCCTGTCCGTCACGGCGACCACCCCGCGCGCTAACATGACCGGGCCGTCCGTTTTACAAACCACTCCGTCCGTCACCCTTCCCTCTTCCCCCTTCCCTCTTCCCGCTTCCCCCTCCTTGACATTCCATAAGCCCAGACTTATCTATCTCCCATGCGCTCCGCCCCTGCCCTCGAAGGAAAAGTCTTCCTCGCCCTCGCTGACCCCTCTCGGCGGGCGATTTTCGAATCGCTCACCCGCGGCGAGGCGGCCGTGAAGGATCTCACTGCCCGCTTCGACATCTCGCAGCCTGCGGTCTCGCAACATCTCGCCGCCCTGAAGGACGCCGGTCTGGTGCACGGTCGCCGCGAGGGCCGCAACGTCTTCTATCGCGTCGAACCGAAAGGGATGAAGCCACTCATCGACTGGATCGCCCACTACCGCGCCTTCTGGACCGAACACGTCGACCGCCTCGAACAATTGCTGGAGACCATGGACCCATGAACTTCGCCGACACCACCGCCGCCGCGCAGACCGATGCCATCTCGTTCGAGTTCGATCTCGCACACCCGCCCGAGAAGGTCTGGCGTGCCCTGACCGACCCCGCCCTGCTCGAGCAATGGCTGCTGCCGGTGTTCGACATGCAGCTTGCACCGGGCACCGCGTTCTCGTTCAAGACGCAGCCCTATCCGGGATGGGACGGCACCGTGGCGTGCCGCATGCTGGAAGTCGATCCGCCCCGCAAGCTGAGCTACGCCTGGGTCGTCGGCGAAATGCTCGACACCGTGGTGACCTTCACGCTCACCTCCACACCGTCGGGCTCGCACCTCACCCTGGTCCAGTCCGGCTTCAAGCCCGACCAGAAGCAGAACTTCGGTGGCGCGCGCTATGGCTGGAAGATGATGGGTGGCAAACTCGTTGACCTGCTCGGGAGGATCTGATGCCGAAGAGTGCAGCCACACCAGCGGACTGGCGCGTCGACGCGCTCGACCGGATGCGCGCGCTCATCGTCGAGGCCGACGCCCAGATGATCGAGGAACGGAAATGGAAGAAGGCGTCGAACAAGATGGCGGGCGTGCCGGTCTGGTCGCACGACGGCATCGTCTGCACCGGCGAGACCTACAAGACGTACATCAAGCTGACCTTCGCGAAGGGCGCGGCACTCCCCGACCCCTCGGGGCTCTTCAACGCCTCGCTCGATGGCGGCACCCGCCGCGCCATCGACATCCACGAAGGCAACGAGGTCAACGCGCGCGCGTTCAAGGCGCTGATCAAGGCGGCGGTGGCGCTCAACCGCAAGCCCGCGAAGTAGCCCGCTAGACCGGCGTGAGGTGCCGCGGCTCGATCCGCGGCGGCGCATCTCGCTCCGACGCGAGTCGCCGCTCCGCGAAGTCGACCCGATCGTCGAGTTCGGCCAGATGTGCCCGCAGCTCAGCGAGTTCATCCTGCAGCCCCGTCTCGCGGGCGATCTGTGCCTCCTCGACTAGCGCGACCAGCTCCCTCTCCCGCGCCTCGAGTCGCTGCTCGCGCGCGCCAAGGGAGAGACGCCAGGCCCGCAGTGCGGTCCCCGCGACCAGCACGAAAACCGTCACGCCCTTCAGAAATGCGATCGTCTCCGGATCCATACTGCCCTCCTGGCTGCCTGGTCTCTAGCCTCTAGTCTTTCCTGCCATCTTGCTTCTTCCCCTCACCGGCCGTCTCGCCGGTTTCGTCGGGCGTACCACCAGCTCAACCTCGCGCCCGAGGAGATGCAGGAGCGCGAGCAACTGCCCGATCGATTTGCCTGAGTGACCCGGATCCAGCAACCGATAGAGCTGACTCGCGGAGGTCCCGAGACGGCGCACGACTTCGCGCTTGGCGAGGTCGCTCTCCTCCATCGCCTTGCCAGCTTCCACCGTCAGGCGGTGCAGCAGCACCTCGTTCAAATAATCCGGGTCCTGATGGTATTCCCGAACAGCATCAAGATGGACCGTGTCTTCCGCACCGGATTCCAGCCGATAGGTGAACGCCTCCCGGCCAGCCTCGGCATCGGGGAAGGCATCAACCACCCGATCGTCGCTCGTCGGCGGAGTGGCCAGCTTGGCATAGGGATAGACGAAGGTCTCCCGCAGGGTCCGAACCTCAAATGCCTTCTTCCTGTTGTTCGCCGCTACGGCCTGGATCTTCACAGCTCGCCCTCCCGCTCTAGTTCCGCAATAAGACGGAGAATCCGATCCGTGACCCGGCCCTTCATCGCCACCCGATTGTCGAGATCCCACTTCACGACAAGCGTCCCATCCCGGTATACGTGAACGTGCCGCGGCGGGTCATCGCCCTTCCACGTGACGAAGATGAAGCCGCCCCGTCGAAGCTTGCCCATTTATTAACGTTACCGTCACCGGTAACACCTAGCAAGATGGGCCGCTACGAGCTGGCCAAAGAAATGCACTCAAACCCGCGACTCCCTAAAGCCGTACCCGCATCCATCGTCGTCCGGCATAGACGATCCCCGCCGTCAGCAGTGCCTCCTCAGGCCAGCAGCCGCTTCTCCAGCAGAATGCTGCGATGACCCACCGGATGGTCCTCGAGGACCCCTTGGTTCGAATACCCCAGCCGCGCGTAGAATTCCGGGCCCTGAAAGGAGTGCGTGGCGAGGAAGATCACTCGGCATTCGCGTGTTCTCGCGTGCGACTCTGCCGCTGCGAGTAGCGCCGACCCGATACCCTGCCCTCGCATCGACTGGGCCACCCAGAGATGCGAGACATAGGCGCAACCGCCCCAGGTGTAGCCATAGACGCCCGCGAGCACAGCACCATGCGAGTCCTGATGCGCCGCAGAGAACGATTCCGCATCGTGGTAACCGGTCGCGGCCGCATTGAATTCATTGATGCGCTGGTCGAGTAATGCATGGAGTGCCGGCGCATCACCCCCGTGCACATGAATCGGCACGTTGCTCACGACGCCC comes from the Gemmatimonadota bacterium genome and includes:
- a CDS encoding metalloregulator ArsR/SmtB family transcription factor; translation: MRSAPALEGKVFLALADPSRRAIFESLTRGEAAVKDLTARFDISQPAVSQHLAALKDAGLVHGRREGRNVFYRVEPKGMKPLIDWIAHYRAFWTEHVDRLEQLLETMDP
- a CDS encoding SRPBCC domain-containing protein → MNFADTTAAAQTDAISFEFDLAHPPEKVWRALTDPALLEQWLLPVFDMQLAPGTAFSFKTQPYPGWDGTVACRMLEVDPPRKLSYAWVVGEMLDTVVTFTLTSTPSGSHLTLVQSGFKPDQKQNFGGARYGWKMMGGKLVDLLGRI
- a CDS encoding DUF1801 domain-containing protein, whose translation is MATKRAKTIAEYIAAAPTVRRPHLKQIYKILKSVAPDAEEAIKWGNPFFIEPRFLFAFSAHKAHVSLAPSAKALKAFAKELEKYQTTDNFLKLPYDEPVPEKLVRKLAEFQVKALRARKDENFW
- a CDS encoding GNAT family N-acetyltransferase, whose protein sequence is MSNVPIHVHGGDAPALHALLDQRINEFNAAATGYHDAESFSAAHQDSHGAVLAGVYGYTWGGCAYVSHLWVAQSMRGQGIGSALLAAAESHARTRECRVIFLATHSFQGPEFYARLGYSNQGVLEDHPVGHRSILLEKRLLA
- a CDS encoding protein kinase, with product MTLVPGSRLGRYQIVSMLGAGGMGVVYRAHDERLQRDVALKVLPPSILLDVSARRRFRKEALALAKLSHPNIAAVFDAGEEGDTAFLVMECVPGEPLSSMLRRGTLPVSEVLGYGLQIADALVEAHEHGVVHRDLKPANVMVTPRGQVKVLDFGLAKLLSPADSASATLSRTEVGAPAGTPSYMSPEQAFGEVVDGRTDLWSLGVVLYELIAGRVPFEGATDWALLRAVSQSTPPSLSLLRPELTADVESLIARAMTRDLALRFPNALAMRDALQASLAKISGSPLPHRDEAVARTTPRRAVFAGAAVVIALAAVTGGVLRRAAHRRWARQEAPAMVTRLVENDLALSAASVLQRALSYLPRDSTLLELAAQQSRTIAVSSTPSGVDIAIQDYLAPESEWRKLGRTPMQGVVVPKGYFRWRLTPSAGKAIVVAPPLHDSMRFALDTMAMASPGMVRVGAREYGDYIAFIGWVGPYRLPPFDIDRNEVTNAEFQQFVDRGGYRDRKYWTEPFEDNGRTLSWDEASARFRDQTGRPGPAGWAGGHFPAGQDSLPVSGISWYEAAAYLAFQGKSLPVMAQWSLAGPSDLSAFVGRTSNMSGSGVAPVGKFAGVGPYGTNDMAGNVREWVMNATASRQRLILGGAWSSASYLYAEAEALPPFDRSAKNGIRGVRTLGEVPAAARQPITFLRRDFAHYTPANDAVFKAYSVLYRYDPTPLNARQDAVVATTADYRLVKVSYDAAYGQQRLSAYLYLPTHVKPPYQAVVFFPSARVLGIGDSRDLGDTEFFDYIVQSGRAVIYPVYQDTYERRLKGALPGASQELALTAQRSKDVARTLDYLQTRPDIRGDNLAYLGVSMGAAEGAIYATLAQDRLKTVVFLDGGYFLDPPTPGGDQADFVPRLKRPVLMVNGRYDMTFSLDASQAPMFAMLGTPAADKKHVLLEAAHDVTSERGILVREVLAWLDKYLGRVE
- a CDS encoding DUF4160 domain-containing protein — encoded protein: MGKLRRGGFIFVTWKGDDPPRHVHVYRDGTLVVKWDLDNRVAMKGRVTDRILRLIAELEREGEL
- a CDS encoding DUF1801 domain-containing protein; this translates as MPKSAATPADWRVDALDRMRALIVEADAQMIEERKWKKASNKMAGVPVWSHDGIVCTGETYKTYIKLTFAKGAALPDPSGLFNASLDGGTRRAIDIHEGNEVNARAFKALIKAAVALNRKPAK